One window from the genome of Choloepus didactylus isolate mChoDid1 chromosome 2, mChoDid1.pri, whole genome shotgun sequence encodes:
- the LOC119514824 gene encoding caskin-1-like, producing MVSAVAMPPHCSLHPLPPLPALWAAEARAPGLLVAPEDSLCSLWEPLGPPPPFWLCVWLRPLDPGVAQWGLEGGTQGRGASQPAPHVSPEAPGPTSWGRGRAVTSFQPMASGARRVVQSPRVMGRARARGSPGARQGPGAPRRLSAHSLPCSGASPGRELPAAPARSRAEPGRRLLWPDMPPPGSLPVLSLHRVPAETLAKLKDRFWKRPQCPAPPPPRSTQAAP from the exons ATGGTGAGTGCTGTGGCAATGCCGCCACACTGCAGCCTGCACCCCCTACCCCCCCTGCCCGCACTCTGG GCGGCCGAGGCCAGAGCCCCAGGGCTGCTGGTCGCCCCCGAGGACTCTCTGTGCAGCCTCTGGG agCCCCTGGGACCACCACCTCCCTTTTGGCTTTGCGTCTGGCTCAGGCCGCTGGATCCCGGGGTCGCCCAATGGGGGCTTGAGGGCGGGACCCAGGGGCGGGGCGCCTCCCAGCCTGCGCCCCACGTGTCCCCGGAGGCCCCCGGCCCCACCAGCTGGGGTAGGGGGCGCGCCGTTACTTCATTCCAGCCCATGGCCTCAGGGGCCCGGCGCGTCGTGCAGAGCCCCCGCGTCATGGGGCGCGCTCGGGCGCGGGGCTCGCCGGGGGCCAGGCAGGGTCCCGGGGCCCCTCGCCGCCTCTCTGCTCACTCTCTGCCCTGCAGCGGCGCCAGCCCCGGCCGAGAACTTCCCGCGGCGCCCGCCCGGTCCCGAGCCGAGCCGGGAAGGCGACTTCTCTG GCCTGACATGccgcctccaggaagccttccagtCCTCTCCCTCCACCGAGTGCCGGCGGAGACTCTGGCAAAGCTGAAGGACCGCTTCTGGAAGAGGCCTCAGTGCCCTGCCCCGCCACCGCCCAGGAGCACCCAAGCAGCCCCCTGA